The following is a genomic window from Chloroflexota bacterium.
CACGAGCATGGTGATGGCGGCGATGAGCATGACGTTGGCCTGGATCTGCGTGTAATCCCGGTGCGTGACTGCCTCCAGGGTCAGCCTGCCCAGGCCCGGCAGGCCGAAGATGACTTCGATGATGATGGTGCCGCCGAGCAGATAGGCCAGCTGTGTG
Proteins encoded in this region:
- a CDS encoding ABC transporter permease subunit translates to TQLAYLLGGTIIIEVIFGLPGLGRLTLEAVTHRDYTQIQANVMLIAAITMLVNLIVDLSYGWLDPRIRYS